TCACGACCGCCGACCAGGTCGATCGAGCCCACTCCGTTCGTCTGCTGGAGCATGGGCTTCACTTCGTCCTTGGCGATCCGGGTCAGCTCCTCCACCGGCAGCGGTCCCGAGAGCGCCAGGGTCATGATCGGCGCGGCGCCGATGTCGAACTTCTCGACCACCGGAGCCTGGATCTCGGGGGGCAGCTTGGAGAGCTGCGACTGCACCTTGTCGCGGATCTCCTGTGCAGCCACGTCCACGTTCTTACCGAGCTCGAACTGGACGACGATCTGGGTGACGCTCTCGACGTTGATCGACTTGAGGGTCTCCAGGCCGGAAAGCGTGTTGATCACCTCCTCGAGCGGATCCGCGACGTCGCGCTCCATGCTCTCGGGGTCCGCGCCGGGGCGGACCACGGTCACGGTGACCACGGGGAACTCGACGTCCGGATACTGGTCGACGCCGATCTTCGGGAAGGCGAAGAGGCCGAAGACCACCACCGCCATGATCAGCATCGAGGTGAAGATGGGTCGACTGATGAGCGTCTTGATCGGATCCATGTTCTCGTTCCGAGGCCGTCGGGACTCGCCCCTCGGGCCTCTACAGACACACCGCGGGCCTTGCCTGCACCCGGCGGAGCATTTCGTCCGACGCCCCGAGGCCCGTAGGGCCCGAGGCGCCGCATTCCAGCAGGAGACCGCCTAGCTACGGCAGGCGCGCCAAGCGCCCGTTCCTGCGGCGCCCTTTAGCGGACCACCTGCACCTGCATTCCGTCGGCGAGCTTCAGGCTCCCGTCCGTGACGACCTGCTCGTTCCCGTCGAGGCCCTCCACCACGCGCACCACGCCGGGGGTCAGGCTCTCCGCCGTCACCGTCTTCTTCGCCACCGCGCCCTCCGCCACCACCCAGACGAACTTCTGCTCGCCGCTCGCGACGACAGACTGCGCCGGGAGGAAGAGGCCCGTGATCGCCCCGCCCTGCGAGAAGTCGACCTCGACGATCGCATGGGGCCGCATCGCGTCGGTCCGCTTCGCCGAGAGGTTCGCGCGGACCTCCACCGTGCGGGTGCGGGGATCCACCACCGCGCCCACGATCCGGACCGTGGCGTCGAACGGCTCACCGCTCGGGCTGATCGTGCCGTGGACCACGCTCCCGGGCTTCACCGCGCCGATCACCGTCTCCGGCACCGGCAGCACCACCTCGAGGTTGTCCGTGTCCACCAGCGAGAAGATCGGCGAAGGCGGCGCCACCGGCACGTACTCGCCCAGGTTCTTCATCCGAGCCGTCACCAGGCCGTCGAAGGGCGCACGAAGCGTGTGATCCGAGTACGCCTTCT
The Vulgatibacter incomptus DNA segment above includes these coding regions:
- a CDS encoding efflux RND transporter periplasmic adaptor subunit, which produces MRLSKILASLLVSSALAATLSGCGKADAKATLPAAVTSGARMGVRVVAPTTQLDGQLVKATGSLVPLNEASVSPKVGGTIRELLVDVGSKVRKDQPLARLDSANAAITVEQARAASSVAAAALESATQDFDRAQKLRASGGIAQAGIDKAEAGFKQATASAKQASAGLQAAQKAYSDHTLRAPFDGLVTARMKNLGEYVPVAPPSPIFSLVDTDNLEVVLPVPETVIGAVKPGSVVHGTISPSGEPFDATVRIVGAVVDPRTRTVEVRANLSAKRTDAMRPHAIVEVDFSQGGAITGLFLPAQSVVASGEQKFVWVVAEGAVAKKTVTAESLTPGVVRVVEGLDGNEQVVTDGSLKLADGMQVQVVR